From the Rhodococcus sp. NBC_00297 genome, one window contains:
- a CDS encoding VOC family protein, translated as MPAPNLFLVYVTDIDRATDFYSRLFDIEATFRSPRYVAFDAGGTVTFALWSGRPDHAHSATPRTSEIGVMLPGPASRIDDVFRDWSTTAGLVVVESPHDDVFGRTFVVADPDGNLVRVAPVD; from the coding sequence GTGCCCGCACCCAATCTGTTTCTCGTCTACGTCACCGACATCGACCGCGCGACCGACTTCTACAGTCGGCTGTTCGACATCGAGGCGACCTTCCGCAGCCCCCGCTACGTCGCCTTCGACGCGGGCGGAACCGTCACGTTCGCTCTGTGGAGCGGGCGCCCCGACCATGCGCACTCGGCCACTCCGCGGACGTCCGAGATCGGGGTGATGCTGCCCGGCCCGGCGTCGAGGATCGACGACGTGTTCCGGGACTGGTCCACGACGGCCGGACTCGTCGTCGTCGAATCGCCCCACGACGACGTGTTCGGTCGGACGTTCGTGGTCGCCGACCCGGACGGCAACCTCGTCCGGGTCGCCCCCGTCGACTGA
- a CDS encoding helix-turn-helix transcriptional regulator, producing the protein MTSSRLLALLLLLQTRHRITTGELAERLEVSRRTVLRDVDALSAAGVPVYAERGRHGGIVLLPGARLNASYLEPAEMDAVTLAGLDEEQRERLGVTGTHDMAMRKIAARRAGVEAASRSLAELVVVDNTSWFAPGRDVVNVGDLALDLRSDRRLLLRYRRSGALEAEAVVVDPYGLAAKAGRWYLVADVGGRGRLFALARLDGYEVTGESSHHRSVGLRGVWSELSAAVEAPGDVIVTARLRSNRTDLAHRVLGSRITASEPAGDGWTQMSIRYSTIEGVRQLLQFADHLEVVEPHEARTRVAELAADLARRHF; encoded by the coding sequence ATGACGTCCTCCCGACTTCTCGCCCTTCTACTGCTGCTGCAGACCCGGCACCGCATCACCACGGGTGAACTCGCGGAACGTCTCGAGGTGAGTCGGCGCACAGTGCTGCGCGATGTCGATGCCCTGTCGGCCGCCGGGGTGCCGGTGTACGCCGAGCGAGGACGGCACGGCGGGATCGTGCTGTTGCCGGGGGCACGACTCAATGCGTCGTACCTCGAGCCGGCAGAGATGGACGCGGTGACGCTCGCCGGTCTCGACGAGGAGCAGCGTGAGCGACTCGGTGTGACCGGGACGCACGACATGGCGATGCGCAAGATCGCGGCGCGTCGAGCAGGCGTCGAGGCGGCGAGCCGCAGTCTCGCGGAGCTGGTCGTCGTCGACAACACGAGCTGGTTCGCACCCGGTCGTGACGTCGTGAACGTCGGGGATCTGGCACTCGACCTTCGTTCCGACCGCCGACTCCTCCTGCGCTACAGGCGAAGCGGAGCGCTCGAGGCAGAAGCGGTGGTGGTCGATCCGTACGGTCTCGCCGCGAAGGCCGGACGGTGGTATCTGGTCGCCGACGTCGGTGGGCGCGGACGGCTGTTCGCACTGGCGCGGTTGGACGGGTACGAGGTCACGGGCGAGTCGAGTCACCATCGTTCCGTCGGCCTGCGCGGTGTGTGGTCCGAGCTGTCCGCGGCGGTGGAGGCGCCCGGCGACGTGATCGTCACGGCTCGTCTCCGTTCGAACAGAACAGATCTCGCCCACCGTGTGCTCGGATCGCGCATCACCGCGAGCGAGCCCGCCGGAGACGGCTGGACGCAGATGTCGATCAGATACTCGACCATCGAGGGGGTACGGCAACTGCTGCAGTTCGCCGATCACCTCGAGGTGGTGGAGCCGCACGAGGCGCGGACACGCGTCGCGGAACTGGCGGCAGACCTTGCTCGTCGACATTTCTGA